A region from the Halomicroarcula saliterrae genome encodes:
- a CDS encoding NUDIX hydrolase, with translation METNQETGTTQFLPGERRVRQGVKGLVTSSNAVLLLEERHGDGKAFWTLPGGGVEPGETPRAALRRELREELQCESVLGSPLRRFPYVHASRPNVVSMYTIFECAVTEPPEPNDCEGIRGYQWLSPEELPPETLPQVRAMVRNLADLRAP, from the coding sequence ATGGAGACGAACCAAGAGACGGGAACCACGCAGTTTCTGCCCGGCGAACGCCGAGTTCGACAGGGCGTCAAGGGGCTCGTGACCAGCTCGAACGCCGTGTTGTTGCTCGAAGAGCGCCACGGGGACGGCAAAGCGTTCTGGACGCTGCCGGGCGGGGGGGTAGAACCCGGGGAGACACCTCGGGCAGCGCTGCGTCGCGAACTTCGGGAAGAACTGCAGTGTGAGTCCGTCCTCGGGTCGCCACTCAGGCGGTTTCCGTACGTACACGCCTCGCGACCGAACGTCGTTTCCATGTACACCATCTTCGAGTGTGCGGTCACTGAGCCGCCCGAGCCCAACGACTGTGAGGGGATTCGCGGCTATCAGTGGCTGTCACCGGAAGAGTTGCCGCCGGAGACTCTGCCACAGGTCCGAGCGATGGTACGGAATCTGGCCGACCTGCGGGCGCCGTGA